The following proteins are encoded in a genomic region of Arachis ipaensis cultivar K30076 chromosome B02, Araip1.1, whole genome shotgun sequence:
- the LOC107627695 gene encoding uncharacterized protein LOC107627695 has translation MMMMRTTLIIWLCLLEPLCLVNFTITINAATSHCLGHQHSLLLHLKNSLVYNQTQSKKLIHWNHVHDCCHWNGVSCYKGHVVDLDLSQESIVGGNFSSLFHMQYLQSLNLAYNEFHFEIYSEFKNLKNLRYLNLSNAGFMGQIPTEISYLIKLETLDLSTTITSSSKHGLKLEKPNMVEFVQNFTRMKELYLDGVAISAKGEEWCHAVSSLQSLQVLSMSSCNLSGPLDSSLTKLQSLSILQLDHNNLASPIPEYLGNLSNLTTLQLRSCGLSGVFPKNIFQISSLHVLDVSDNQGLHGSLSNFLHQRSLHYLNLSRTNFSGPLPQTINKLRQLSTLDLSNCQFNETISNSLSDLAELVYLDLSFNNLTGPLPSFNRSKALRILYLNHNYLKGTLSPTHFEGLIDLVSINLEVNSLDGRLPSSLFTLPSLQLLFLANNRFDGQLEEFPNGSSSSLEMLDLSENNFQGRVPLSIFQLKSLSLLQLSTNKFNGTIQLSVVQRLQNLATLDLSNNNLLIVDDNDLPFPKLINLWLASCKLTVFPAFLINQSSLLFLDLSNNQIEGTIPNWIWRLEILCFLNLSNNFLTDMEGPFQNLSSILFYLDLHGNQLQGPAPIFTKNIVHLDYSNNRFSSITPSDIGNSIPDSVDIFFSNNNFYVKIDESICNISTLRMLDLSYNGFIGNIPECLTTRKSSSLKLLNLAGNKLNGHISDTLFSTSCSLRFIDLNGNLLNGGLPKSLANCQNLQVLNVGNNQLMDEFPCFLKNISSLSVMVLRSNKFYGQIGCSNVIGDWEKLQIVDVADNKFSERPLLYWLCLLEPLCLVNFTITINAATSHCLGHQHSLLLHLKNSLVYNQTQSKKLIHWNHVHDCCHWNGVSCYKGHVVDLDLSQESIVGGNFSSLFHMQYLRSLNLAYNEFHFEIYSEFKNLKNLRYLNLSNAGFMGQIPPEISYLIKLETLDLSTTITSSSKHGLKLEKPNMVEFVQNFTRMKELYLDGVAISAKGEEWCHAVSSLQSLQVLSMSSCNLSGPLDSSLTKLQSLSILQLDHNNLASPIPEYLGNLSNLTTLQLRSCGLSGVFPKNIFQISSLHVLDVSDNQGLHGSLSNFLHQRSLHYLNLSRTNFSGPLPQSINKLRQLSTLDLSNCQFNGTISNSLSDLAELVYLDLSFNNLTGPLPSFNRSKALRILYLNHNYLKGTLSPTHFEGLIDLVSINLEVNSLDGRLPSSLFTLPSLQLLFLANNRFDGQLEEFPNGSSSSLEMLDLSENNFQGRVPLSIFQLKSLSLLQLSTNKFNGTIQLSVVQRLQNLATLGLSNNNLLIVDDNDLPFPKLINLWLASCKLTVFPAFLRNQSSLLFLDLSNNQIEGTIPNWIWRLEILCFLNLSNNFLTDMEGPFQNLSSILFYLDLHGNQLQGPAPIFTKNIVHLDYSNNRFSSITPSDIGNSIPDSVDIFFSNNNFYGKIDESICNISTLRMLDLSYNGFIGNIPECLTTRKSSSLKLLNLAGNKLNGHISDTLFSTSCSLRFIDLNGNLLNGGLPKSLANCQNLQVLNVGNNQLMDEFPCFLKNISSLSVMVLRSNKFYGQIGCSNVIGDWEKLQIVDVADNKFSVNLDAITTIFSKSSKMKLAKLVTVEPLYVLDHLFSHVYAEAYSLRRYEILIAFTSLDFSSNQKPRPIPEEIMSFKALHALNLSHNAFSGHIPSTLGNLRNLESLDLSMNSLRGEIPTELASLSFLAIMNLSYNHLVGRIPTGTQIQSFGAHSFVGNEALCGPPLTQGCGGEEQGLLRPSSKTTNSHSSSSVNWSLLSVELGFTFGFGIFMMPLILWKKWRLWYSKKVDEALYKIVPQLDFVYERRGGKRYRSLRSDDEDKDKSRFGHLSFNFYDININYSVNLDAITTIFSKSSKMKLAKLVTVEPLYVLDHLFSHVYAEAYSLRRYEDSVTIVIKGQQMKLEKILIAFTSLDFSSNQFEGPIPEEIMSFKALHALNLSHNAFSGHIPSTLGNLRNLESLDLSMNSLRGEIPTELASLSFLAIMNLSYNHLVGRIPTGTQIQSFGAHSFVGNEALCGPPLTQGCGGEEQGLLRPSSKTTNSHSSSSVNWSLLSVELGFTFGFGIFMMPLILWKKWRLWYSKKVDEALYKIVPQLDFVYERRGGKRYRSLRWKPY, from the exons atgatgatgatgagaaccACCCTTATCATATGGCTTTGCTTGCTAGAACCCTTGTGCCTAGTGAACTTTACCATCACCATTAATGCTGCTACTTCCCATTGTCTTGGTCATCAACATTCTTTGTTGCTCCATTTGAAGAACAGCCTCGTATATAACCAAACTCAGTCCAAAAAGTTAATTCATTGGAACCATGTTCACGATTGTTGCCACTGGAATGGAGTCTCTTGCTACAAGGGGCATGTCGTGGATCTAGATTTAAGCCAAGAATCTATAGTTGGAGGTAACTTCAGCAGTCTCTTCCACATGCAATATTTGCAGAGTTTGAATTTGGCTTATAATGAATTCCACTTTGAAATTTATTCTGAGTTCAAAAACCTGAAGAATCTCAGGTATTTGAATTTGTCAAATGCTGGTTTCATGGGGCAAATTCCAACTGAAATCTCTTACTTGATCAAGTTGGAGACTCTTGATTTGTCTACCACAATCACTTCATCGTCAAAACATGGTTTGAAACTTGAGAAGCCAAACATGGTAGAGTTTGTGCAAAACTTTACAAGAATGAAAGAACTGTATCTAGATGGTGTTGCAATTTCAGCCAAAGGAGAGGAGTGGTGCCATGCTGTTTCTTCCCTACAAAGTCTACAAGTTTTGAGTATGTCATCTTGCAATCTCTCTGGTCCTCTTGATTCTTCATTGACAAAGCTTCAATCTCTCTCAATACTTCAACTAGACCATAACAATTTGGCAAGCCCAATTCCTGAGTACCTTGGTAATTTGTCTAATTTAACCACTTTGCAACTCAGAAGTTGTGGTTTGAGTGGAGTCTTTCCAAAAAATATCTTCCAAATTTCATCACTTCATGTCCTTGATGTGTCAGATAATCAAGGCCTTCATGGTTCTTTATCAAACTTTCTACATCAAAGATCTCTCCATTACTTGAATCTTAGCCGCACAAATTTCTCAGGACCTTTACCACAGACTATTAACAAGTTAAGACAATTGTCAACACTAGATCTATCAAATTGCCAATTCAATGAGACAATTTCCAATTCATTGTCTGATCTTGCCGAACTTGTTTATCTTGATTTGTCATTCAATAATCTTACTGGTCCTCTTCCATCTTTCAataggtccaaggctctgagaatCTTGTATCTTAATCATAATTATCTAAAGGGCACACTTTCACCCACCCATTTTGAAGGCCTTATAGATCTTGTGAGCATTAATTTAGAAGTTAACTCTCTAGATGGAAGACTTCCTTCATCTTTGTTTACACTTCCATCTCTGCAGCTGCTCTTTCTTGCTAACAATAGATTTGATGGCCAACTTGAAGAGTTCCCAAACGGTTCCTCCTCATCATTAGAGATGCTTGATTTAAGTGAAAACAATTTTCAAGGGCGTGTTCCTTTGTCTATCTTTCAACTGAAAAGTCTCAGTTTACTTCAACTTTCCACAAACAAGTTCAATGGCACCATACAATTGAGTGTTGTTCAAAGGCTACAAAATTTGGCAACACTTGATCTCTCAAACAACAACTTGTTAATTGTGGATGACAATGATCTTCCATTCCCCAAGTTGATCAATCTTTGGTTGGCTTCATGTAAGTTGACTGTATTTCCTGCATTTTTGATAAATCAGTCTTCTTTACTCTTTTTAGATTTGTCCAACAACCAAATTGAAGGAACAATACCCAATTGGATTTGGAGACTTGAAATTCTATGCTTCTTGAATCTTTCCAACAATTTTTTGACTGATATGGAAGGTCCTTTCCAAAATCTTAGTTCAATTTTGTTCTACCTTGATCTTCATGGAAATCAATTACAAGGACCAGCACCCATTTTCACAAAAAATATTGTTCATCTGGACTACTCAAATAATAGATTCAGTTCTATTACACCATCAGATATTGGTAATTCTATTCCTGACTCAgttgatatatttttctcaaACAacaatttttatgtaaaaatcgaTGAATCCATTTGCAATATTTCAACTCTTAGAATGCTTGATCTTTCATATAATGGCTTCATTGGCAACATTCCTGAGTGCTTGACAACAAGGAAGAGTAGCTCTCTGAAACTATTAAATCTTGCTGGAAACAAACTCAATGGCCACATTTCAGATACATTATTCTCAACTTCATGTTCTCTAAGGTTTATAGATCTCAATGGAAATCTTTTAAATGGAGGCCTCCCAAAATCTTTGGCTAACTGCCAAAATCTCCAAGTCCTAAATGTTGGAAACAATCAATTAATGGACGAGTTCCCCTGCTTCTTGAAGAACATTTCTTCGCTAAGCGTCATGGTTTTAAGGTCAAATAAGTTCTATGGACAGATTGGATGCTCCAATGTGATTGGCGATTGGGAAAAGCTTCAAATTGTTGATGTAGCAGACAACAAATTTAGTG aacgACCCTTATTATATTGGCTTTGCTTGCTAGAACCCTTGTGCCTAGTGAACTTTACCATCACCATTAATGCTGCTACTTCCCATTGTCTTGGTCATCAACATTCTTTGTTGCTCCATTTGAAGAACAGCCTCGTATATAACCAAACTCAGTCCAAAAAGTTAATTCATTGGAACCATGTTCACGATTGTTGCCACTGGAATGGAGTCTCTTGCTACAAGGGACATGTCGTGGATCTAGATTTAAGCCAAGAATCTATAGTTGGAGGTAACTTCAGCAGTCTCTTCCACATGCAATATTTGCGGAGTTTGAATTTGGCTTATAATGAATTCCACTTTGAAATTTATTCTGAGTTCAAAAACCTGAAGAATCTCAGGTATCTGAATTTGTCAAATGCTGGTTTCATGGGGCAAATTCCACCTGAAATCTCTTACTTGATCAAGTTGGAGACTCTTGATTTGTCTACCACAATCACTTCATCGTCAAAACATGGTTTGAAACTTGAGAAGCCAAACATGGTAGAGTTTGTGCAAAACTTTACAAGAATGAAAGAACTGTATCTAGATGGTGTTGCAATTTCAGCCAAAGGAGAGGAGTGGTGCCATGCTGTTTCTTCCCTACAAAGTCTACAAGTTTTGAGTATGTCATCTTGCAATCTCTCTGGTCCTCTTGATTCTTCATTGACAAAGCTTCAATCTCTCTCAATACTTCAACTAGACCATAACAATTTGGCAAGCCCAATTCCTGAGTACCTTGGTAATTTGTCTAATTTAACCACTTTGCAACTCAGAAGTTGTGGTTTGAGTGGAGTCTTTCCAAAAAATATCTTCCAAATTTCATCACTTCATGTCCTTGATGTGTCAGATAATCAAGGCCTTCATGGTTCTTTATCAAACTTTCTACATCAAAGATCTCTCCATTACTTGAATCTTAGCCGCACAAATTTCTCAGGACCTTTACCACAGTCTATTAACAAGTTAAGACAATTGTCAACACTAGATCTATCAAATTGCCAATTCAATGGGACAATTTCCAATTCATTGTCCGATCTTGCCGAACTTGTTTATCTTGATTTGTCATTCAATAATCTTACTGGTCCTCTTCCATCTTTCAataggtccaaggctctgagaatCTTGTATCTTAATCATAATTATCTAAAGGGCACACTTTCACCCACCCATTTTGAAGGCCTTATAGATCTTGTGAGCATTAATTTAGAAGTTAACTCTCTAGATGGAAGACTTCCTTCATCTTTGTTTACACTTCCATCTCTGCAGCTGCTCTTTCTTGCTAACAATAGATTTGATGGCCAACTTGAAGAGTTCCCAAACGGTTCCTCCTCATCATTAGAGATGCTTGATTTAAGTGAAAACAATTTTCAAGGGCGTGTTCCTTTGTCTATCTTTCAACTGAAAAGTCTCAGTTTACTTCAACTTTCCACAAACAAGTTCAATGGCACCATACAATTGAGTGTTGTTCAAAGGCTACAAAATTTGGCAACACTTGGTCTCTCAAACAACAACTTGTTAATTGTGGATGACAATGATCTTCCATTCCCCAAGTTGATCAATCTTTGGTTGGCTTCATGTAAGTTGACGGTATTTCCTGCATTTTTGAGAAATCAGTCTTCTTTACTCTTTTTAGATTTGTCCAACAACCAAATTGAAGGAACAATACCCAATTGGATTTGGAGACTTGAAATTCTATGCTTCTTGAATCTTTCCAACAATTTTTTGACTGATATGGAAGGTCCTTTCCAAAATCTTAGTTCAATTTTGTTCTACCTTGATCTTCATGGAAATCAATTACAAGGACCAGCACCCATTTTCACAAAAAATATTGTTCATCTGGACTACTCAAATAATAGATTCAGTTCTATTACACCATCAGATATTGGTAATTCTATTCCTGACTCAgttgatatatttttctcaaACAACAATTTTTATGGAAAAATCGATGAATCCATTTGCAATATTTCAACTCTTAGAATGCTTGATCTTTCATATAATGGCTTCATTGGCAACATTCCTGAGTGCTTGACAACAAGGAAGAGTAGCTCTCTGAAACTATTAAATCTTGCTGGAAACAAACTCAATGGCCACATTTCAGATACATTATTCTCAACTTCATGTTCTCTAAGGTTTATAGATCTCAATGGAAATCTTTTAAATGGAGGCCTCCCAAAATCTTTGGCTAACTGCCAAAATCTCCAAGTCCTAAATGTTGGAAACAATCAATTAATGGACGAGTTCCCCTGCTTCTTGAAGAACATTTCTTCGCTAAGCGTCATGGTTTTAAGGTCAAATAAGTTCTATGGACAGATTGGATGCTCCAATGTGATTGGCGATTGGGAAAAGCTTCAAATTGTTGATGTAGCAGACAACAAATTTAGTg TGAATCTTGATGCTATAACTACAATTTTCTCTAAGAGCAGCAAAATGAAGTTAGCCAAACTTGTTACAGTTGAGCCACTTTATGTGTTAGATCACTTGTTCTCTCATGTATATGCGGAGGCTTATAGTCTTCGTAGGTATGAG ATTCTCATTGCATTCACTTCATTGGATTTCTCATCAAACCAAAAACCAAGGCCAATACCAGAAGAGATCATGAGTTTCAAAGCATTGCATGCTCTTAACTTGTCTCACAATGCATTCTCAGGCCATATTCCTTCAACTTTGGGAAACTTGAGAAATCTTGAATCCTTAGACTTGTCAATGAATTCTCTGAGGGGAGAGATTCCAACTGAGCTTGCAAGCTTATCTTTTCTTGCCATCATGAATCTCTCCTATAATCATCTTGTGGGGAGAATTCCAACAGGCACTCAAATTCAATCGTTTGGAGCACATTCATTTGTGGGAAATGAAGCGTTATGTGGACCTCCATTGACACAAGGTTGTGGTGGAGAAGAGCAAGGGTTGTTACGACCATCATCTAAAACTACTAACTCTCATAGTAGTAGTTCAGTTAATTGGAGTTTGTTAAGTGTAGAGTTGGGATTCACTTTTGGATTTGGAATATTCATGATGCCACTGATTTTGTGGAAGAAATGGAGGTTGTGGTACTCCAAGAAAGTAGACGAAGCTCTATACAAGATTGTGCCTCAACTTGATTTTGTATATGAACGTCGTGGTGGGAAGAGATATAGATCTTTAAG GTCTGATGATGAAGATAAAGATAAATCAAGGTTTGgacatttatcttttaatttttatgatatcAACATCAATTATTCAGTGAATCTTGATGCTATAACTACAATTTTCTCTAAGAGCAGCAAAATGAAGTTAGCCAAACTTGTTACAGTTGAGCCACTTTATGTGTTAGATCACTTGTTCTCTCATGTATATGCGGAGGCTTATAGTCTTCGTAGGTATGAGGACTCAGTTACCATTGTAATCAAAGGTCAACAAATGAAGTTGGAAAAGATTCTCATTGCATTCACTTCATTGGATTTCTCATCAAACCAATTTGAAGGGCCAATACCAGAAGAGATCATGAGTTTCAAAGCACTGCATGCTCTTAACTTGTCTCACAATGCATTCTCAGGCCATATTCCTTCAACTTTGGGAAACTTGAGAAATCTTGAATCCTTAGACTTGTCAATGAATTCTCTGAGGGGAGAGATTCCAACTGAGCTTGCAAGCTTATCTTTTCTTGCCATCATGAATCTCTCCTATAATCATCTTGTGGGGAGAATTCCAACAGGCACTCAAATTCAATCGTTTGGAGCACATTCATTTGTGGGAAATGAAGCGTTATGTGGACCTCCATTGACACAAGGTTGTGGTGGAGAAGAGCAAGGGTTGTTACGACCATCATCTAAAACTACTAACTCTCATAGTAGTAGTTCAGTTAATTGGAGTTTGTTAAGTGTAGAGTTGGGATTCACTTTTGGATTTGGAATATTCATGATGCCACTGATTTTGTGGAAGAAATGGAGGTTGTGGTACTCCAAGAAAGTAGACGAAGCTCTATACAAGATTGTGCCTCAACTTGATTTTGTATATGAACGTCGTGGTGGGAAGAGATATAGATCTTTAAGGTGGAAGCCTTATTGA